In Saprospiraceae bacterium, a genomic segment contains:
- a CDS encoding cytidine deaminase, which produces MQSKTKIISYQIYDHTDGLTVEQNSVLKSAFLASNTAYAPYSNYQVGAAILLGDGNILCSSNQENASYPCGICAERNVLFYYGSNYKQHKILKLAISTKILNPHLDLPPAPCGLCRQVMVEYERNNKNNIEILLGQPGKTLTIFQSCNDLLPFGFSPEFLQKD; this is translated from the coding sequence ATGCAATCGAAAACTAAAATAATCAGTTACCAGATTTATGATCATACGGATGGATTGACGGTTGAACAGAATAGTGTGCTAAAGTCAGCTTTTCTAGCAAGTAATACCGCATATGCTCCTTATTCAAATTATCAAGTGGGCGCAGCAATATTGCTTGGGGATGGCAATATTCTTTGTTCGAGTAATCAAGAAAATGCATCCTACCCTTGCGGAATTTGTGCAGAAAGAAACGTTTTATTTTATTATGGCTCGAATTATAAACAGCATAAAATTTTAAAACTAGCCATAAGTACTAAAATATTAAATCCGCATTTAGATTTACCTCCGGCACCTTGTGGACTATGTCGACAAGTTATGGTTGAATACGAGCGAAACAATAAAAATAATATTGAAATCTTGTTAGGTCAGCCTGGTAAAACTCTTACCATATTTCAAAGTTGTAATGATTTATTGCCTTTTGGATTTAGTCCTGAATTTTTACAAAAAGATTAA
- the kdsB gene encoding 3-deoxy-manno-octulosonate cytidylyltransferase yields the protein MNENMPKTIALIPARFDSTRLPGKLLLPLGDKSILKSVYDRALLCKTLDTVAVVTDHPEIFKHVQSWGGNVYMSDPQHQSGTDRIAEIAAQLHEFSYVVNLQGDEPFMEPMAVDYLMEIMVASKASIGTLISRINTTADFMNPNVVKVVRNIFGSALYFSRASIPFHRDLPPDITNHEIFRHIGLYIFERETLLKITKTPVSNLESIEKLEQLRWLEQGYQIITAQMDLQSFGIDTQSDYDAAVKRISVN from the coding sequence ATGAATGAAAATATGCCCAAAACGATAGCTTTGATCCCTGCAAGATTTGATTCTACCCGGTTGCCGGGTAAGCTGCTTTTGCCATTAGGTGATAAGTCTATATTAAAGTCCGTATATGACAGAGCTCTTCTTTGTAAAACATTAGATACGGTGGCAGTTGTTACTGACCATCCGGAAATTTTTAAGCATGTGCAGTCGTGGGGTGGGAATGTATATATGAGTGATCCTCAGCATCAAAGTGGAACAGATCGGATTGCAGAAATTGCTGCCCAACTCCATGAATTCAGTTATGTGGTAAATTTACAGGGCGATGAGCCTTTTATGGAGCCCATGGCTGTTGATTATTTGATGGAAATAATGGTGGCCTCTAAGGCTTCTATTGGGACTTTAATAAGTCGGATAAACACCACCGCTGATTTTATGAATCCCAATGTTGTGAAGGTCGTCAGAAATATTTTCGGTTCCGCTTTGTACTTTAGCAGAGCCTCCATACCATTTCATCGAGATCTTCCACCGGATATTACAAATCATGAAATCTTTCGGCATATAGGACTGTATATTTTTGAAAGAGAAACTTTATTAAAAATCACGAAAACACCTGTTTCCAATCTTGAATCTATTGAAAAATTAGAACAACTGAGATGGTTGGAACAAGGTTACCAGATTATCACAGCTCAAATGGATCTTCAATCTTTCGGAATTGATACTCAAAGTGATTATGATGCCGCAGTTAAGAGGATATCAGTAAATTAA
- a CDS encoding LysM peptidoglycan-binding domain-containing protein, which translates to MKFNLSSNSCKSIIATTFLLLFTSSNYAQVIEIQRISSNESDLYFMHKIRKSETLFSIARTYGVNLPELTNYNSDIATKLITESHEIRIPIEAHSILEDSIPGASPVYYKIKPKDNLFSLSHRVFKKSENLLAKLNSGNTSNMHPGNFLKIGYFKFNVPAESVLAKEVHPQENSERIEESPIHLIPNAAYSRGIAYVERNRLGEGRYFALHATAPIESSIAITNPVNMRTIYAKVIGRLPPIYEAGTQVVVSSSVARYLGIPDNRFYAVITYQQRK; encoded by the coding sequence ATGAAATTCAATCTAAGTAGCAATTCCTGTAAAAGCATAATAGCCACGACTTTTTTATTACTTTTTACGAGCAGCAATTACGCGCAAGTTATTGAGATCCAACGGATTTCATCAAATGAATCGGATCTCTATTTCATGCACAAAATACGTAAATCTGAAACCCTGTTTAGCATCGCAAGAACTTATGGCGTCAACTTGCCGGAGCTTACAAATTACAATTCTGATATCGCGACCAAGCTTATAACGGAGTCGCATGAGATTCGCATACCCATAGAAGCACATTCGATTTTGGAAGATTCAATTCCAGGAGCTTCGCCAGTATATTATAAAATAAAGCCAAAGGATAATCTATTTTCATTATCACATAGGGTCTTTAAGAAATCAGAAAATTTGCTGGCAAAACTCAATTCAGGCAACACATCAAATATGCATCCTGGTAATTTTCTAAAAATTGGCTATTTTAAATTTAATGTACCAGCTGAATCGGTTTTAGCTAAAGAAGTGCATCCTCAGGAAAATTCAGAGCGCATTGAGGAATCTCCAATTCATTTAATCCCTAATGCTGCATATAGCCGTGGGATTGCCTATGTTGAACGCAACAGGCTAGGTGAAGGTCGCTATTTTGCATTGCATGCAACGGCTCCTATCGAATCTAGTATTGCTATTACCAATCCTGTAAACATGCGTACGATTTATGCAAAAGTCATAGGTAGATTACCCCCAATTTATGAAGCTGGTACTCAAGTCGTCGTATCTTCAAGTGTAGCCCGGTATTTAGGCATACCCGACAATCGCTTTTACGCGGTGATAACATATCAACAAAGGAAATAG